In Candidatus Pelagibacter sp. RS39, the following proteins share a genomic window:
- the ftsY gene encoding signal recognition particle-docking protein FtsY encodes MGIFDKFKNGFKKSASALTSGLKEIIVKKEINDENLNKIEEFLIRSDVGVEAASEIKEIISRKKIDPNKDLTKEINSVLNEYIVSLMKPLENKSFFEKKEKLNATLVSGVNGVGKTTTIGKIGKILKTNGSKVMFAASDTFRAAAIEQLENWASKVEVQIVKSSQGADPASVAFKAVDEAIKNNFDQVLIDTAGRLQNKKNLMEEYKKIANVTKKIDPNAPHNVILVLDATSGQNVLNQVEEFNKIIPITGIVMTKLDGTAKGGILLALAKKYEIPIIALGLGEKEDDLQLFEAEKFAEAFTQIN; translated from the coding sequence ATGGGAATCTTTGATAAATTTAAAAACGGATTTAAGAAAAGTGCATCAGCTTTAACATCTGGGCTTAAGGAAATAATTGTTAAAAAGGAAATTAATGATGAAAATTTAAATAAAATTGAGGAATTTTTAATTCGATCAGATGTGGGGGTTGAGGCTGCATCTGAGATAAAAGAAATAATTTCTAGAAAAAAAATTGATCCAAATAAAGATTTAACTAAAGAAATAAACTCTGTTTTAAATGAATATATAGTTTCTTTGATGAAACCTCTTGAAAATAAATCTTTTTTTGAGAAAAAAGAAAAACTTAATGCAACCTTAGTCTCTGGTGTGAATGGTGTTGGAAAAACAACGACTATAGGTAAAATAGGAAAAATATTGAAGACTAACGGAAGTAAAGTCATGTTTGCAGCTTCAGATACTTTTCGTGCCGCTGCGATTGAACAACTAGAAAATTGGGCAAGTAAAGTAGAAGTTCAAATAGTAAAATCATCTCAAGGAGCCGATCCCGCTTCAGTTGCTTTTAAGGCTGTAGATGAAGCTATTAAAAATAATTTTGATCAAGTTTTGATAGATACCGCTGGAAGACTCCAAAATAAAAAAAATTTAATGGAAGAATATAAAAAGATTGCAAATGTTACCAAAAAAATAGATCCCAACGCACCTCATAATGTTATTTTAGTTTTAGATGCAACCTCAGGACAAAATGTATTAAATCAAGTCGAAGAATTTAATAAAATCATCCCTATAACAGGTATCGTGATGACAAAATTAGACGGCACAGCGAAGGGAGGAATTTTGTTAGCGTTAGCAAAGAAATATGAAATTCCAATTATTGCACTTGGTTTAGGTGAAAAAGAGGACGACTTACAGTTATTCGAAGCAGAAAAATTTGCTGAGGCTTTTACGCAAATTAATTAA
- the dapF gene encoding diaminopimelate epimerase, with protein sequence MDIKAFKMDGLGNDFVIIDNREKIINLTKDQMVKICDRNFIGCDQLIFIEPDSSADASLRFFNSDGGESGACGNGTRCVANLISNEKNNKLIILNTLSGKLKSEILEKKIVTTEIGKAKLKWNEIPLSKEIDTKNLNIKIIDKNNNEYSGGTAINVGNPHIVFFVKTIEDFDIEKIGPEIENHKIFPEKCNVTIAQIVNKNLIKVKVWERGAGLTKACGTAACATAYAGKLNNLTENKTDIEFASGKLSISIDENNSIHMKGPVSDIKEIQIKL encoded by the coding sequence ATGGACATCAAAGCTTTTAAAATGGACGGATTGGGTAATGATTTTGTGATTATCGATAATAGAGAAAAAATTATCAATTTGACGAAAGATCAGATGGTTAAAATTTGTGACAGAAATTTTATTGGCTGTGATCAACTAATATTTATTGAACCAGATAGTTCTGCAGATGCAAGTTTAAGATTCTTTAATTCAGATGGAGGTGAGTCTGGGGCATGTGGAAATGGAACTAGATGTGTTGCAAATTTGATTTCAAATGAAAAAAATAACAAATTAATAATTTTAAATACGCTATCTGGAAAATTAAAATCTGAAATTTTAGAAAAAAAAATTGTTACAACAGAAATTGGTAAAGCAAAGTTAAAATGGAACGAAATACCTTTATCAAAAGAAATAGATACAAAGAACTTAAATATCAAAATTATTGATAAAAATAATAATGAGTACTCAGGTGGCACTGCAATTAATGTGGGTAACCCACATATAGTTTTTTTTGTTAAAACGATTGAAGATTTTGATATAGAAAAAATTGGCCCTGAGATAGAAAATCACAAAATCTTCCCAGAGAAATGTAACGTAACAATTGCTCAAATTGTTAATAAAAATTTGATCAAAGTAAAAGTTTGGGAAAGAGGAGCTGGTCTTACTAAAGCTTGCGGAACTGCAGCGTGTGCTACAGCATATGCAGGTAAGTTAAATAATCTTACAGAAAATAAAACTGATATAGAGTTTGCATCTGGAAAATTATCAATTTCAATAGATGAAAATAATTCTATTCACATGAAAGGACCTGTTTCCGATATTAAAGAAATACAGATAAAATTGTAA
- the ffh gene encoding signal recognition particle protein, protein MFENLTNKFEEVFSSLKKAPSLDENQVDEGLRGIRQALLEADVSLEVAKDFIEKVKPKALGQEIIRSTSPGDMVVKIVYDELVNLLGEKNNDVNLNAVPPVPMMLVGLQGSGKTTTTAKLARYLENTKKKKVMMVSLDIYRPAAQEQLKSLGEQNNILTLPIIEGQQPSDICQRAINAANLNGADIILFDTAGRTQIDLQMMSEIKQIENTIKPAETFLVADSLTGQVAASVAKEFTNTVNLSGIILTRADGDARGGAAVSMKFVSQVPIKFLGIGEKIENLEVFHPDRIANRILGMGDIVSLVEKAAQDLGEENIKKTEENLKKGQFSMQDYLTQLRQMKKMGGIEGIMSFMPGVSKVKSQMDAAGIDESVITKNEAIILSMTKKERENPKIIDGSRKKRIANGSGTDPATINKLLKQFKMMSEMMKKMSKGNLKGMSDKGIPPELFNQLK, encoded by the coding sequence ATGTTTGAAAATTTAACAAATAAATTTGAGGAAGTTTTTTCCTCTCTAAAAAAAGCCCCATCACTTGATGAAAATCAGGTTGATGAAGGATTGAGAGGAATAAGACAAGCTTTATTAGAAGCTGATGTATCTCTTGAAGTTGCTAAAGATTTTATTGAAAAGGTTAAACCAAAAGCATTAGGTCAAGAAATCATTAGATCAACATCACCTGGTGATATGGTGGTAAAGATTGTTTATGATGAATTAGTTAATCTTTTAGGTGAAAAAAATAATGATGTAAATTTAAATGCAGTTCCACCAGTGCCAATGATGCTGGTCGGGTTACAAGGTTCAGGTAAAACAACAACAACCGCTAAACTTGCAAGATATTTAGAGAATACAAAAAAAAAGAAAGTAATGATGGTCAGTTTAGATATTTACAGACCAGCTGCTCAAGAGCAGTTAAAATCCTTGGGTGAACAAAATAACATATTAACTCTCCCAATAATTGAAGGTCAACAACCCAGTGATATTTGTCAAAGAGCAATTAATGCAGCAAACTTGAATGGCGCAGATATTATCTTATTCGATACTGCTGGTAGAACACAGATAGATTTGCAGATGATGAGTGAAATTAAACAAATTGAAAATACCATCAAACCGGCAGAAACGTTTTTAGTTGCTGACTCGCTTACTGGACAAGTAGCTGCATCAGTAGCAAAAGAATTTACTAATACGGTAAATTTATCTGGAATTATTTTAACGAGAGCAGATGGTGATGCCAGAGGTGGAGCTGCTGTAAGTATGAAATTTGTTTCACAGGTTCCAATTAAATTTTTAGGTATTGGTGAAAAGATTGAAAATCTTGAAGTTTTTCATCCAGACAGAATTGCAAATAGAATTCTTGGGATGGGAGATATTGTTTCTCTTGTTGAAAAAGCAGCACAAGATCTTGGGGAAGAAAATATAAAAAAAACAGAAGAAAATTTAAAAAAAGGACAATTCTCTATGCAGGATTATTTAACTCAACTGAGACAAATGAAAAAAATGGGGGGGATCGAAGGCATCATGTCTTTCATGCCAGGAGTTTCAAAGGTTAAATCTCAAATGGATGCAGCGGGCATTGATGAGAGTGTTATTACAAAAAACGAAGCTATAATTTTATCAATGACCAAAAAAGAAAGAGAGAACCCAAAAATAATTGATGGTTCTAGAAAAAAAAGAATTGCTAATGGTTCAGGAACTGATCCAGCCACTATCAATAAATTGTTAAAACAATTTAAAATGATGTCTGAAATGATGAAAAAGATGTCAAAAGGAAATCTGAAAGGTATGTCTGATAAAGGAATACCTCCAGAATTATTTAATCAATTA
- a CDS encoding 2-hydroxyacid dehydrogenase, with protein MKKILITRKLIKESEDKASKTFNPIFNSNDELYSQSKVIEMSQGCDGILSSLTDKMDKETINKLPDTVKIISNFAVGFGNIDLEAAKKRGIAVTNTPEVLSDATAEIGILLILGACRRAAEGIESAREGGWKWSADYLIGKQLTGTRLGVLGMGRIGQKIARIAKSLGMIIHYHNRSKLSEDKEQGAIYHDNLKSLFSVSDVLSICCPATKETENMINKETVEYFPKGAVITNVARGDIVDDDALIDALNRRKIYAVGLDVYKNEPNLNPGYLKIKSAFILPHLGSATKDTRIAMANLAIDNIDEFFKTGNCINKVN; from the coding sequence ATGAAAAAAATCTTGATTACAAGAAAACTAATCAAAGAAAGTGAGGATAAAGCTTCTAAAACATTTAATCCGATATTCAATTCTAATGATGAATTATATTCACAATCAAAAGTTATAGAGATGAGTCAAGGTTGTGATGGTATTTTGTCGTCCCTTACAGATAAGATGGATAAAGAAACTATAAACAAATTACCAGACACAGTAAAAATTATTTCAAATTTTGCAGTTGGTTTCGGAAATATAGACTTGGAAGCTGCCAAAAAAAGAGGAATTGCAGTAACTAATACACCTGAGGTTTTATCAGATGCAACAGCAGAGATTGGTATTTTATTAATATTAGGAGCTTGCAGAAGAGCAGCAGAAGGAATTGAGTCTGCTAGAGAGGGTGGATGGAAATGGTCTGCAGATTATTTAATCGGCAAACAATTGACAGGCACAAGACTTGGGGTTTTAGGGATGGGTAGAATTGGTCAAAAAATTGCAAGGATTGCTAAATCATTAGGAATGATTATTCACTACCATAACCGATCAAAATTAAGCGAAGATAAAGAGCAAGGTGCTATTTACCACGACAATTTAAAAAGTCTTTTTTCAGTTTCTGATGTTTTATCTATTTGTTGTCCAGCAACAAAAGAAACAGAAAATATGATAAATAAAGAGACAGTTGAGTATTTCCCCAAAGGTGCAGTCATAACTAATGTCGCAAGAGGTGATATCGTTGATGATGATGCATTGATAGATGCACTTAATAGAAGAAAAATTTATGCTGTAGGACTCGATGTTTATAAAAATGAGCCAAATTTAAATCCAGGGTATTTAAAGATTAAATCAGCTTTTATTTTACCTCACTTAGGCAGCGCAACTAAAGATACTAGAATTGCAATGGCAAACCTTGCGATAGACAACATTGATGAGTTTTTTAAGACAGGAAACTGCATAAATAAAGTCAACTAA
- a CDS encoding TRAP transporter large permease: MLFSLTNPEVAILMMGIFLFAVLLGFPIAFTLMAMGLGFGYYAYFDPTKMEHLFDNRIFQLFVQNTYTVMDNNVLTAVPLFLFMGYLVERAGIVAKLFFAIRLASHRLPASMAVAALITCTLFSTATGIIGAVVTLMGLLAWPAMVKAGYDKKFASGIICAGGCLGILIPPSIMLIVYSVIAQLSPLRLFAAAIFPGLMLAGLYIGYAVFRAWLNPSIAPRPAAEEIPPTAVIMKEVLVSFLPLFSLIILVLGTILAGIATPAEAAAVGAFGALVLSYFYKTLKWKNFKESVFLTAKTTAMIMWLFIGSWTFASVFSYLGGHEVFEHFFKSLNLQPWQFLVITQIIIFLLGWPLEWTEILIIFVPIFLPLVEFFGVNPYFFAMLIALNLQTSFLTPPMAMSAYYLKGVQSRNVELMDIFRGIMPFLAIVILAMVLMYWFPGIALWLPETLFAN; the protein is encoded by the coding sequence ATGTTATTTAGTTTAACAAATCCCGAAGTTGCAATTTTAATGATGGGAATATTTTTATTTGCAGTCTTGTTAGGTTTCCCAATAGCATTCACATTAATGGCAATGGGGTTAGGTTTTGGATACTACGCTTATTTTGATCCGACAAAAATGGAACACCTATTTGATAATAGGATTTTTCAACTTTTTGTTCAGAATACCTATACAGTAATGGATAATAATGTTTTGACCGCCGTCCCACTCTTTTTATTTATGGGATATTTAGTTGAGAGAGCAGGAATAGTTGCAAAATTGTTTTTTGCAATACGATTAGCTTCACACAGGCTTCCTGCATCTATGGCAGTTGCAGCCTTAATAACTTGCACATTATTTTCGACAGCAACTGGTATTATTGGTGCGGTAGTAACTTTAATGGGACTTTTAGCTTGGCCAGCAATGGTTAAAGCAGGATATGATAAAAAATTTGCATCTGGAATTATTTGTGCAGGTGGATGTTTAGGGATCTTGATACCACCTAGCATTATGTTGATTGTTTATTCAGTAATTGCACAATTGTCTCCATTAAGATTATTTGCAGCAGCTATATTTCCAGGATTAATGTTGGCAGGACTTTACATTGGTTATGCAGTTTTCAGAGCTTGGTTAAATCCATCAATAGCTCCAAGACCAGCAGCTGAGGAGATACCCCCTACCGCAGTAATTATGAAAGAAGTTTTAGTTTCATTTTTACCTTTGTTTTCATTAATCATTTTAGTTCTAGGTACGATACTTGCAGGTATTGCTACTCCAGCAGAAGCAGCAGCTGTAGGAGCATTTGGAGCATTAGTGTTATCTTATTTTTATAAAACATTGAAATGGAAGAATTTTAAAGAGTCAGTGTTTTTAACAGCTAAAACAACTGCAATGATAATGTGGTTATTCATTGGTTCTTGGACCTTCGCTTCAGTATTTTCATATTTAGGTGGTCATGAAGTGTTTGAACATTTCTTTAAATCTTTAAATCTCCAACCTTGGCAGTTTTTAGTTATTACTCAAATAATTATTTTTTTATTGGGATGGCCGTTAGAGTGGACTGAAATATTAATTATTTTTGTACCAATTTTCTTACCATTAGTAGAATTTTTTGGAGTAAATCCATATTTCTTTGCAATGTTGATTGCTTTAAATTTACAAACATCATTTTTAACGCCTCCAATGGCAATGTCTGCTTATTATTTGAAAGGTGTTCAGTCTAGAAATGTTGAATTGATGGATATATTTAGAGGCATAATGCCATTTTTAGCTATTGTGATATTAGCGATGGTTTTAATGTACTGGTTCCCAGGAATAGCACTTTGGTTACCAGAGACATTATTTGCAAATTAA
- a CDS encoding TRAP transporter substrate-binding protein, which yields MTKENKSLKVKTSSRRKFFKTAAKASAVAAAAVAMPNIATAGGHKTLKMQAAWPSGANIFFEMAGDYCKMVDEMSGGTLKIDLQPVGAVVKTSEIGQAVSSGVVDMGHWVTAYWYGKNPAASLFGTGPSYGMSSQEVMGWMEYGGGRKLYDETLAKVGFDYIGFFHMPMPAQPFGWFKKNVTKVSDVKGMKYRTVGLATNVLTAMGMVVRQLPGGEIQPAMKTGLIEAAEFNNPTSDSQFGMQDVSKHYHLGSFHQSQEMFEIPVNKKTYNSLSPAHQAILKNAAYAANSDNYFKALVRYSADLAKLMNEHKVNVYQTSDEILAQQLKGWDKVIGDFNKKDPFFKKIVDSQKAYAKRVMKYLLMNQPNYKLAYENEFGPIGKVKI from the coding sequence ATGACGAAAGAAAATAAATCATTGAAGGTGAAAACATCTTCAAGACGTAAGTTCTTTAAAACTGCTGCAAAAGCTAGCGCTGTAGCTGCAGCTGCCGTTGCAATGCCAAACATAGCAACTGCTGGAGGTCATAAAACTTTAAAGATGCAAGCTGCATGGCCAAGTGGAGCAAACATCTTTTTTGAAATGGCCGGTGACTACTGCAAAATGGTAGATGAGATGTCTGGAGGTACACTTAAGATTGATCTTCAACCAGTTGGAGCAGTCGTAAAGACTTCAGAAATCGGACAAGCAGTAAGTTCTGGTGTAGTAGATATGGGTCACTGGGTGACAGCATATTGGTATGGTAAAAATCCAGCTGCATCATTATTTGGAACTGGTCCTTCATACGGTATGTCATCTCAAGAAGTTATGGGATGGATGGAGTATGGTGGAGGAAGAAAACTGTATGATGAAACACTTGCAAAAGTAGGTTTCGATTACATTGGTTTTTTCCATATGCCTATGCCAGCACAGCCTTTTGGTTGGTTCAAAAAGAACGTAACTAAAGTGTCTGATGTTAAAGGTATGAAGTACAGAACAGTTGGTCTAGCGACTAACGTTTTGACTGCAATGGGAATGGTAGTTAGACAATTACCAGGTGGTGAAATTCAGCCAGCTATGAAAACTGGTTTGATTGAAGCTGCTGAGTTTAACAACCCAACTTCAGACTCTCAATTTGGTATGCAAGACGTTTCTAAGCACTATCACTTAGGAAGCTTCCACCAATCTCAAGAGATGTTTGAGATACCAGTTAACAAAAAAACATATAATAGTTTATCACCTGCGCACCAAGCAATATTGAAAAATGCTGCTTACGCTGCAAACAGTGATAACTACTTTAAAGCTTTAGTAAGATACTCAGCTGACTTAGCTAAGTTGATGAATGAGCATAAAGTAAATGTTTACCAAACTTCAGATGAGATTTTGGCTCAACAGTTAAAAGGTTGGGACAAAGTAATTGGCGATTTTAATAAGAAAGATCCTTTCTTTAAGAAAATTGTTGATTCTCAAAAAGCTTATGCGAAGAGAGTAATGAAGTACTTGCTGATGAATCAGCCTAATTACAAACTTGCATATGAAAATGAGTTTGGTCCAATTGGAAAAGTTAAGATATAA
- a CDS encoding amidase, whose protein sequence is MTDIFSLSLEELAKKIKDAELTSVEVCEKYIERINMFEKDVKAWAHFDKKVLLEKATEADDHRRSGKPVGLLHGVPIAVKDIIGTVDMPTECGTVIRKGKSYSQNAEIIDLLHASGAIVMGKTATSELAYLGPPATTNPHDKNRTPGGSSSGSAASVASFMAPASIGSQTGGSVIRPASYCGVVGYKPSYGLISRNGVLRTSYSLDQIGMFGRKVEDVAMLAKVLIKKDKYDAATIHYSTENILSETKKGPIFEPKFIFYKTDHWKIIDKKSRESFEYFIKSFKKNIEIFDTPSYFKDIHKYHQIIHETDLANNFSVYFKKFKKKLSKYMQDAISNGNKYTAKEYAEAIDFMKRSYESYEEVFEDYHGVLSPSSPGVAPKGLKSTGTAEFNKVWSYLGTPCISLPLLEGENNLPLGVQLIGNKYDDHRFLGVANWLEKECQE, encoded by the coding sequence ATGACAGATATATTTTCTTTAAGTCTCGAGGAATTAGCAAAAAAAATTAAAGACGCTGAACTTACATCAGTTGAAGTTTGTGAAAAATATATAGAGAGAATTAACATGTTTGAAAAAGATGTAAAAGCCTGGGCTCATTTTGATAAAAAGGTTTTATTAGAAAAAGCAACTGAGGCTGATGATCATAGAAGATCAGGAAAACCAGTTGGACTATTGCATGGCGTGCCGATTGCAGTAAAAGATATTATTGGTACTGTTGATATGCCCACAGAATGCGGGACTGTAATTAGGAAAGGAAAATCATATTCTCAAAACGCTGAAATAATAGATTTGCTTCATGCATCAGGAGCAATTGTTATGGGCAAAACAGCAACCTCAGAACTTGCCTATTTAGGGCCTCCAGCAACAACTAATCCTCACGATAAAAATAGAACACCAGGTGGTTCATCTAGCGGATCTGCAGCTTCGGTTGCTTCCTTTATGGCCCCAGCTTCTATTGGCTCTCAAACAGGAGGATCAGTAATTAGACCAGCATCTTATTGTGGTGTTGTCGGTTATAAACCAAGTTATGGGCTTATTTCAAGAAACGGGGTTTTAAGAACTTCATATAGCCTAGATCAAATTGGTATGTTTGGACGTAAAGTTGAAGATGTGGCTATGTTAGCAAAGGTGTTAATAAAGAAAGATAAATATGATGCAGCTACGATTCATTATTCGACGGAAAACATTTTATCTGAAACGAAGAAAGGTCCAATTTTTGAACCTAAATTTATTTTTTATAAAACTGATCATTGGAAAATAATTGATAAAAAATCACGAGAGTCTTTTGAATATTTCATCAAATCTTTTAAAAAAAATATTGAGATATTTGATACTCCCTCCTACTTTAAGGATATACATAAATATCACCAGATTATTCACGAAACAGACTTGGCTAATAATTTTTCTGTTTATTTTAAAAAATTTAAAAAGAAGCTTTCTAAGTATATGCAGGATGCTATTTCAAATGGAAATAAATACACCGCAAAAGAATATGCTGAAGCAATTGATTTTATGAAAAGAAGTTACGAGTCATATGAAGAAGTGTTTGAAGATTATCATGGAGTTTTATCCCCTTCTAGTCCTGGCGTTGCACCTAAAGGATTAAAGAGTACTGGAACAGCTGAATTTAACAAAGTCTGGTCATATCTAGGCACACCATGTATTTCGCTCCCTTTACTTGAGGGTGAAAATAATCTACCATTAGGAGTACAATTAATTGGTAACAAATATGACGATCATAGATTTTTAGGTGTTGCCAATTGGTTAGAAAAGGAGTGTCAAGAATAA
- a CDS encoding alpha/beta hydrolase, which yields MLKKFRNKLLLFFQIVIFVYLLILVFLYFYQRNLLYHPNENNYSGDQISVPIEKVKINTEDNIELLGWFHKKDLQKYKTVLYFHGNAGSLENRIHKLNHFHKMDVNFLIIAWRGFSGNKGKPSEKGLYKDGSSAINWLVREGVKEENIVIYGESLGTGVATHLSQNKNFAGIVLETPFTSMIDAAKTFYPYIPVSLLLKDKFDNKSKIKNIKVPILIMHGEADQIVPFFMGKKMYEKANEPKYSYFTKHDNHMMEYDENLIKALSSFLKSLN from the coding sequence ATGTTAAAAAAGTTTAGGAATAAATTGTTGTTATTTTTTCAAATAGTTATTTTTGTTTATCTTTTAATCTTAGTTTTTTTATATTTTTATCAGAGAAATTTATTGTATCATCCGAATGAAAATAATTATTCTGGCGATCAAATATCAGTCCCCATAGAAAAAGTAAAAATAAATACAGAGGATAATATTGAATTACTAGGCTGGTTTCATAAAAAAGACTTACAAAAATATAAGACAGTTTTATATTTTCATGGAAATGCCGGCTCTCTTGAAAACAGAATTCATAAATTAAATCATTTCCATAAAATGGATGTCAATTTTTTAATAATTGCCTGGAGAGGTTTCAGTGGCAATAAAGGAAAACCATCTGAAAAAGGCCTTTATAAAGATGGAAGCAGTGCAATAAATTGGTTAGTTAGAGAAGGTGTCAAAGAGGAAAACATTGTTATTTATGGTGAGTCATTAGGAACTGGAGTTGCAACTCATTTGTCACAAAATAAAAATTTTGCTGGCATTGTATTAGAAACTCCTTTTACTTCTATGATTGATGCAGCCAAAACATTTTATCCCTACATACCTGTAAGTTTATTGTTAAAAGATAAATTTGATAATAAAAGCAAAATTAAGAATATAAAGGTTCCAATTTTAATAATGCATGGAGAAGCTGATCAAATAGTTCCATTTTTTATGGGAAAAAAAATGTATGAAAAAGCAAATGAACCAAAATATTCTTATTTTACAAAACATGACAATCATATGATGGAGTATGATGAAAACCTTATTAAAGCCCTTAGCTCATTTTTAAAAAGTTTAAATTAA
- a CDS encoding DMT family transporter → MNNSKKNFFSFSLLFIQPIFMASNLVVARGGVEFVPPISLAFWRWTLVFFILLPFTYITLKKNFKIIKKEYKKLFFLGSMGCGVCGAFPFLAGETTTVTNMGIIYTSSPVFIILISYFFFHEKINFTKIIGLIACLIGVFTIIIKGNLNLLINLQFTIGDLWMLAAAIGWALYSIYLFYWNSELKIFERFTLISFFGALSLLPFYIGEEIFYKETVFIPEFYFWVIFAAISPGIIAFTLYTVAQKKLGASLTGFTLYVFTVYGAIYGYFLFDEQFENYHFIGTILVFFGIYLAKKKNVKKV, encoded by the coding sequence TTGAATAATTCGAAAAAAAATTTTTTTTCATTTTCATTATTATTTATTCAACCAATTTTTATGGCCAGTAATCTTGTTGTAGCAAGAGGTGGTGTTGAGTTTGTCCCTCCAATATCATTAGCTTTTTGGAGATGGACACTAGTTTTTTTTATATTATTGCCTTTTACTTACATAACATTAAAAAAAAATTTTAAGATCATTAAAAAAGAATATAAAAAATTATTTTTTTTGGGCTCAATGGGATGTGGTGTATGTGGGGCCTTTCCATTTTTAGCAGGTGAAACTACAACTGTAACAAATATGGGAATAATTTATACATCTTCACCTGTGTTCATAATTTTGATTTCATACTTTTTTTTTCATGAAAAAATAAATTTCACAAAAATAATTGGATTAATTGCATGTTTAATAGGTGTATTTACAATCATTATAAAAGGAAATTTAAATTTATTAATCAATCTACAATTTACTATTGGAGATCTATGGATGTTGGCTGCCGCCATTGGATGGGCATTATATTCAATTTATTTGTTTTACTGGAATTCAGAACTTAAAATTTTTGAGAGATTTACTTTAATATCATTTTTTGGTGCTTTAAGTTTATTACCATTCTATATCGGTGAAGAAATATTTTATAAAGAAACAGTTTTTATACCTGAATTTTATTTTTGGGTAATTTTTGCTGCGATTTCACCAGGAATAATAGCTTTTACACTTTATACTGTTGCTCAAAAAAAATTAGGTGCATCTTTAACGGGATTTACTCTTTATGTTTTTACAGTATATGGTGCAATTTATGGGTATTTTTTATTTGATGAACAATTTGAAAATTATCATTTCATTGGAACGATCTTAGTGTTTTTTGGCATATATTTAGCAAAGAAAAAAAATGTTAAAAAAGTTTAG
- a CDS encoding TRAP transporter small permease subunit translates to MRSFIKFSDRLSISMGKAFSWCIVILMGGTCYEVFMAYALNAPTLWNFDFSLQMYGAIFMMAGAYTLSTEAHVRGDVIYRLFSQKTQAYIDLVLYFIFFFPGVIALAFYGYEYAALAWKIKETSWNSPAQIQIYMAKSLIPLSGALLTIQGVSEVFRCIICIQTGSWPVRDSADAEETEKLLMRTAQKGNTDDVI, encoded by the coding sequence ATGAGATCATTTATAAAATTTTCAGATAGATTAAGTATCTCGATGGGTAAAGCCTTTTCATGGTGCATAGTGATCTTGATGGGAGGAACATGCTACGAAGTTTTTATGGCGTATGCACTTAATGCTCCTACTTTATGGAATTTTGATTTTAGTCTTCAGATGTATGGTGCTATATTTATGATGGCTGGTGCTTATACGCTTTCAACTGAAGCACATGTTAGGGGAGATGTAATTTACAGATTATTCTCCCAAAAAACACAAGCGTATATTGATTTAGTTTTATACTTTATTTTCTTTTTTCCTGGCGTTATTGCTTTAGCTTTTTATGGTTATGAGTATGCAGCGTTGGCTTGGAAAATAAAAGAGACAAGTTGGAACAGTCCAGCTCAAATTCAAATTTATATGGCAAAATCTTTAATACCGTTGTCAGGGGCGCTCTTGACTATTCAAGGTGTTAGTGAAGTTTTTAGATGTATTATTTGTATTCAAACTGGCAGTTGGCCAGTTAGAGATTCTGCTGATGCAGAAGAAACAGAAAAATTGTTAATGAGAACTGCACAGAAAGGTAATACCGACGATGTTATTTAG